The following nucleotide sequence is from Lacinutrix sp. Hel_I_90.
CTACATGCCTAAAAATTATTGCAAAACATTATGGTAAAAACTTGTCAATCTCACAACTTAGAACAATAAGTGAAACCACTAGAGAAGGCAGTAACTTACTAAATTTAAGTGAGGCTAGTGAAACCATTGGCTTTCGTTCTTTAGGTGTGAAGTTAACTTTGGAAGAACTAAAAAAAGCACCTTTACCCTGCATTTTACATTGGAATAAAGAGCATTATGTCGTCCTCTATAAAATAAAAAGCGCCTCTTCCATTTTCTCAATGGGAAAACACCAAAATGACTTAACATTTTATATTTCAGATCCAGGACATGGCTTAATTACCTACACAAAGGAAGAATTTTTAAAATTTTGGATTGGCAATAATGCCACCGAAAAAACACAAGAAGGCATTGCACTGCTTCTAGATCCTACACCAAAATTTTATGACAACGATTTTGGAGAAGCTGATGAAAAGAAATTTGACTTCACTTATTTATCTAAATATCTTTACAAATACAAAAAATTCATCATCCAACTTTGTATTGGCTTATTAGCAGCCAGTTTATTACAACTCCTTGTTCCTTTTTTAACACAAAGTGTTGTAGATGTAGGCATTAAAAATCAAGATTTAAATTTTATTTATCTTATTCTATTTGCTCAAATCGCACTTTTTATTGGGAGAACAGGTATAGAAATTATTAGGAGTTGGATTTTATTACACGTTAGTGCAAGAATTAACATCTCCTTAATTTCCGATTTCTTTATTAAACTCATGCTACTTCCTATCTCCTATTTTGATGTAAAAATGACAGGAGATTTACTACAACGTATTAACGATCACAAACGTATTCAGCAGGTTTTAACAACCTCTTCATTAAGCGTTTTGTTTTCAATGGTAAACTTCATCATATTCAGCTTTGTACTAGTGTATTATAGCTTACAAATATTTAGTGTTTTTCTTATTGGTAGTATCCTATATTTTGTGTGGATTAAAATTTTTCTTAAAAAACGTGCCACCTTAGATTACAAACGTTTTTCTGCAGCGAGCCAAGAACAGAGTACCGTTATTGAGCTTATTAACGGCATGCAAGATATTAAGTTGCATAATGCTGAAAGACAAAAACGTTGGGCATGGGAGCACACGCAAGCACGATTGTTTAAAGTGTCTATCAAAAGCCTAGCCTTAGAACAAACACAAAGTGTAGGCTCCTCTTTTATTAACGAACTTAAAAATATTTTTATCACCATTTTATCTGCTAAACTGGTCATAGATGGAGAGATAACTTTGGGGATGATGTTAGCGATTTCGTACATCGTAGGTCAATTAAATAGTCCTGTATCACAGCTTATTAGTTTCACTAGAGAATTACAAGATGCTAAAATCTCGCTAGACCGTTTAAGCGAAATCCATAATATGGACAATGAAGAAGTTGATCCTCAAAACAAAATAAGAGACATTCCAAAAAGTGGTGCTATTACTATAAAAGAGGTTACGTTTAAATACACAGGATCAGATATTGCCGTGTTAAAAGATTTAAACCTCACGATTCCAGCAAACAAAACCACCGCTATTGTTGGCACAAGTGGAAGCGGTAAAACCACCTTAATGAAACTGCTTTTAGGCTACTACAAACCTAATCAAGGAGACCTTTTACTC
It contains:
- a CDS encoding peptidase domain-containing ABC transporter; translation: MKKFPTYKQAESKDCGPTCLKIIAKHYGKNLSISQLRTISETTREGSNLLNLSEASETIGFRSLGVKLTLEELKKAPLPCILHWNKEHYVVLYKIKSASSIFSMGKHQNDLTFYISDPGHGLITYTKEEFLKFWIGNNATEKTQEGIALLLDPTPKFYDNDFGEADEKKFDFTYLSKYLYKYKKFIIQLCIGLLAASLLQLLVPFLTQSVVDVGIKNQDLNFIYLILFAQIALFIGRTGIEIIRSWILLHVSARINISLISDFFIKLMLLPISYFDVKMTGDLLQRINDHKRIQQVLTTSSLSVLFSMVNFIIFSFVLVYYSLQIFSVFLIGSILYFVWIKIFLKKRATLDYKRFSAASQEQSTVIELINGMQDIKLHNAERQKRWAWEHTQARLFKVSIKSLALEQTQSVGSSFINELKNIFITILSAKLVIDGEITLGMMLAISYIVGQLNSPVSQLISFTRELQDAKISLDRLSEIHNMDNEEVDPQNKIRDIPKSGAITIKEVTFKYTGSDIAVLKDLNLTIPANKTTAIVGTSGSGKTTLMKLLLGYYKPNQGDLLLNQFSLQNISQKSWRDHYGVVMQEGFIFNDTIANNIAIGEDSIDKKRLAHAVDVANIRDYIESLPLAYNTKIGAEGTGLSTGQKQRLFIARAVYKNPDYLFFDEATSALDANNEKVIMENLDTFFKDKTVVVIAHRLSTVKNAHQIVVLDDGKIAEIGNHKALVAKKGNYYNLVKNQLELGN